A single window of Toxotes jaculatrix isolate fToxJac2 chromosome 4, fToxJac2.pri, whole genome shotgun sequence DNA harbors:
- the atad5b gene encoding ATPase family AAA domain-containing protein 5b, translating into MRNKLRRSKNCKNASRQSENRAQTTEVITLVFSESSCSNDKTSPGRDSASLAAKDQYGSYAAERKVQPLQEQRKTCCAKDIKIAPIFLRTPRQSQSKGSSGGKLDPPVEKLQKPVAPHQRDDLRGVESQHRLSASTVSHLTQKGGVIPSTRRGQLSPSSLHRCLEEIQTSNPAFPVQAVFSTLQKKASESLQDCGSAGETDQQSVNRLTVHHLRCSSLLSKADSSLHPRSLQNHLEVKRKRGDENSDRVSKRLRCGLTAEGAVGLGQCHLQGFQESIVLPAKKQPRSSKLSRTHRLRYQSGSLAGLVNDCELNSEWTNDTKSDGQLPLTHDILLREKSSFEDVLWTDKYSPQHSSEVIGNSVSVNKLHSWLKKWKVRADCEERRKEEERKDDDNTNDSWDCGDFQGEAGPEDDREDPLCNTMLITGPPGVGKTASVYACAQELGFKVFEVNCSSQRSGRHVLSQLKEATQSHLVETSGKDPLKPAYFNNYNSSSCTPKPETIPGKPVPPKNVISTSKKRAMLNIGRSSRKGKANPATVTLANYFKMKAKADHLHFRGLSPSEKPDSKKSGNPSPGCDQIVTQRKKTATSLILFEEVDVIFDDDVGFLAAIKAFMTTTKRPVILTTNDPMFRERFNCSLEEIIFKTPSAVNVCSYLRLVCLVENVRLELDDVRSLLRLTCGDVRRCLLQLQLWVHSGGGRASQIGGLSEEPTHLQCSYAADGGDNLDSSLPPYDTGCTASMLGLHPVTQNQLLNLLKCQHWSETDMHKLLRLLAEGWRGGVPLLYTNLELLLPTGAKGSSVQYLDKVTRSGLQSELASSDTDPSFQQIKRNVSPKPSATNSKSVRKISRLSRRKYIAPLFDTTSSSTLTHEPQITSLPLRGARSRLPSLSDKTEQISAKVANGCLDALTDFFDLMSYLDVTLPASAMLVSGSCRPEDRFVWTGAEIKDGLLDEMSEGEDRSWSQERLVDIQAAAEGLGCHICWWRVSEAWTKAQKYRQELDDKKWERLVEKLTFPASSKQQSLRFSFQPLRAPSVTQRRYELSRKVLSSKSFSLLGNRQAVSVDYMPVLRSICRLQRAQRQKEEPVRCLNHLSSVPLGLTKSTIQLLAEDFS; encoded by the exons AACTGTAAGAATGCATCGCGCCAAAGCGAAAACCGAGCACAAACTACCGAGGTGATAACGTTAGTGTTTTCAGAGTCGAGCTGCTCCAATGATAAAACATCACCAGGGAGAGATTCAGCCTCTCTGGCTGCGAAAGACCAATATGGCTCCTATGCTGCCGAGAGAAAAGTTCAACCActgcaggagcagaggaaaACGTGCTGCGCTAAAGACATAAAAATTGCTCCCATTTTCTTACGAACACCAAGGCAGAGCCAGAGTAAAGGGAGCAGCGGTGGTAAGTTGGATCCGCCtgtggagaagctgcagaaacCAGTGGCTCCTCATCAGCGTGATGATTTGCGAGGGGTGGAAAGTCAGCATCGGTTGTCAGCATCCACAGTATCTCACCTGACACAGAAAGGAGGGGTTATTCCGTCTACCAGGAGAGGACAGCTGTCACCCTCATCTCTGCACAGATGTCTGGAAGAAATCCAAACATCCAATCCAGCATTTCCTGTTCAAGCAGTGTTCAGCACTTTGCAGAAGAAAGCAAGTGAAAGCCTGCAGGACTGTGGATCCGCAGGTGAGACTGATCAACAGTCTGTTAACAGACTGACTGTCCACCACTTAAGatgctcctctctcctgtccaaAGCAGACAGCTCTCTGCACCCACGCTCCCTACAGAACCATTTAGAAGTGAAGAGGAAACGAGGAGATGAAAACTCTGACAGGGTGTCCAAGCGTCTGAGGTGTGGCCTCACTGCAGAAGGTGCCGTTGGTTTGGGTCAATGTCACCTCCAGGGTTTCCAGGAAAGTATTGTCCTCCCTGCGAAGAAGCAGCCCAGGAGCAGTAAGCTGAGCCGCACTCACAGACTGAGGTATCAGAGTGGAAGCTTAGCGGGTCTGGTGAACGACTGTGAGCTGAACTCTGAATGGACAAATGACACCAAATCTGACGGCCAGTTACCTTTAACCCATGATATTCTCCTTAGAG AAAAATCCAGTTTTGAGGATGTTCTCTGGACAGACAAGTACAGTCCTCAGCATTCAAGTGAAGTCATTGGTAACTCTGTCTCAGTGAACAAACTGCACAG TTGGCTGAAGAAATGGAAAGTAAGAGCTGACTgcgaagagaggagaaaagaggaggaaaggaaagatgaCGATAACACCAATG ACTCGTGGGACTGTGGAGACTTCCAAGGTGAGGCTGGGCCAGAAGACGACAGAGAGGATCCGCTGTGTAACACAATGCTGATAACGGGACCTCCAGGCGTGGGAAAGACTGCCTCAGTGTATGCCTGCGCTCAGGAGCTTGGCTTCAAG GTGTTTGAGGTGAACTGCTCCTCACAGCGCAGTGGCCGCCACGTTCTGTCCCAGCTAAAGGAGGCTACCCAGTCCCACCTAGTGGAGACGTCGGGCAAGGACCCACTGAAACCAGCTTACTTCAACaactacaacagcagcagctgcactcCTAAACCCGAGACTATACCTG gaaaacCAGTGCCTCCCAAAAATGTCATCTCTACCTCAAAAAAGAGGGCAATGCTGAATATTGGCCGCTCAAGTCGCAAAGGAAAAGCTAATCCAGCCACAGTCACTTTGGCCAACTACTTTAAGATGAAGGCCAAAGCAGATCACTTACACTTTCGTGGCCTGTCGCCATCTGAGAAACCAGACAGCAAGAAATCGGGTAACCCATCACCAGGCTGTGATCAAATAGTGACGCAGCGCAAAAAGACAGCCACGTCACTCATTCTGTTTGAAGAG GTTGATGTCATATTTGACGACGATGTTGGTTTCCTCGCAGCCATCAAGGCTTTCATGACAACCACTAAAAGACCAGTCATTCTGACCACCAATG ATCCCATGTTCAGAGAGAGATTCAACTGCAGCTTGGAGGAAATCATTTTCAAAACCCCATCAGCG GTGAACGTCTGTAGCTACCTGCGGCTGGTGTGTTTGGTTGAGAATGTGCGACTGGAGTTGGATGACGTTCGCAGCCTCCTCAGACTCACCTGTGGTGACGTCAGacgctgcctgctgcagctgcagctctgggtGCACAGTGGTGGAGGACGGGCATCTCAGATTGGAGGCTTGTCTGAAGAGCCCACTCACTTACAGT GCTCATATGCTGCTGACGGAGGAGACAATTTAGACTCCAGTCTCCCTCCATACGACACAGGCTGCACTGCCAGCATGTTAGGTCTCCACCCTGTGACCCAAAACCAACTGCTGAACCTTTTAAAG TGTCAGCATTGGTCTGAGACAGACATGCACAAGCTCCTGAGGCTCTTAGCTGAGGGCTGGAGAGGAGGTGTGCCTCTTCTCTACACCAACCTGGAGCTCCTTCTACCCACCGGCGCGAAGGGATCTTCAGTCCAGTACCTGGACAAGGTGACTCGTTCTGGGCTGCAGAGCGAGCTGGCATCCTCTGACACCGATCCCAGCTTCCAGCAGATCAAACGAAATGTCAGTCCAAAGCCATCAGCGACCAACAGCAAATCTGTTCGGAAAATCTCCAGGCTTAGTAGAAGGAAATATATCGCACCACTGTTTGACACCACATCATCTTCCACTTTGACACACGAACCTCAAATTACCTCATTACCATTAAGAGGGGCTCGTTCAAGACTCCCTAGTTTAAGtgacaaaactgaacaaatatcTGCCAAAGTGGCAAACGGCTGTTTAGATGCCCTGACTGACTTCTTTGACCTCATGTCGTACCTTGACGTCACACTGCCAGCTTCAGCCATGCTTGTTTCAGGCTCGTGCAGACCTGAGGACAGGTTTGTCTGGACAGGAGCGGAGATAAAGGACGGCTTGTTGGATGAGATGAGCGAGGGGGAGGACCGGAGCTGGAGCCAGGAAAGGCTGGTGGATATTCAGGCCGCTGCTGAAGGCTTGGGGTGTCACATATGTTGGTGGCGAGTGTCTGAGGCGTGGACCAAAGCCCAAAAATACAGGCAGGAACTGGATGACAAAAAGTGGGAGAGGCTGGTGGAGAAACTGACGTTCCCTGCTTCCTCCAAACAACAGAGCCTCCGATTTAGTTTTCAACCTCTGCGTGCACCAAG TGTGACCCAAAGGAGGTACGAGCTGAGCAGGAAGGTGCTCAGCAGTAAATCTTTCAGCCTGCTGGGGAACAGACAAGCTGTCAGTGTCGACTACATGCCGGTCCTCCGCTCCATCTGTCGCCTTCAGAGAGCACAGCGACAGAAAGAGGAGCCAGTCAG GTGTCTGAACCACCTCAGCAGTGTGCCCCTGGGCCTGACAAAGTCAACTATTCAACTCCTGGCAGAAGATTTCTCTTAG